In Mycoplasmopsis meleagridis, the genomic stretch GATTGGCGATCCTTCTTTTAAGGATAGTGAAAGAGTATTATTAGACAATAAAACTGTTTTGAAAAATAAAAATAACATTATAAGTCAATTAACTTTTCATAAACTTAATGCTATTGATAATTATGAAATTTATAAAGATATGAATGTTCTTGATTTTTTGCGAAATGCAGGAAAATTAGTTAATATTTCAAACATGCTTGCTAAAGAATCTGTTGAAAAAAGAATTCAAAGAGGATTATCGTTTACTGAATTTACATATCAGTTATTACAAGGGTATGACTTTTTAAAACTTTATCAAACTAAAAAAATATGCATACAAGTTGGTGGAAGCGATCAATGAGGAAACATAATAACTGGTATTGATATGATCGAAAAAGTAGAAGGCGTTAATCACAAAGCACTGGCTATTACACTTGATTTGTTAACTGATGAAAACGGAAACAAAATAGGTAAATCTTCTGGTGGAGGATCATTATGATTAGACAAAGAATTAACTTCACCTTATCAAATGTATCAATATTTATTTAACCAAAGTGATTTAACTTGCGAAAAATTATTAAAATGATTAACTTTTCTTAAAATTGAAGAAATCGATAGTTTACTTAAAAAACATTTCCTATTCCCAAAAGAAAGATTGGCTCAAAAAGTTTTATCTTATGAAATAGTTAAAGATATTTTTGGAAAGAAATATGCTGATGAAGCGCAAACTATTTCAAATATTCTATTTAACAATGATTTTGATTTATTAGCCCTTAAAATAGAAGAATTAGAAAAAATTGAAAAATACTTAAATGTTATAAATGTTGATTTAAATAGTAATTTAATTAATTCTCTTATCGCTAATAAAATTATTCAATCTAAAAGGGAAGCAAGAGAATTTATCAATAATCATTCCTTAAAAATAGATGGTGAAAATATTACTATGGACACTATTTTTTATCCTAAAAATTATCAAAATAAATATGCTTTTTTTAAAAAAGGCAAAAAACAAATTTATTTGATTAAAGCAGTTTAATTCTGCTTAATGCCAAATTAGTTTAATGGTAGAACGGTTGACTCGTAATCAACTAGCACGAGTTCGATTCTCGTATTTGGCACCATATGCTAAAGCAAAAAAAAGAAAAATAAGTTTAACCGCTTATTTTTCTTTTTTTCTTCTTTGTTAAATTTACTACATAATTACATTCTGGATAGTTTTCACAAGCAAAAAATTCACCATATTTGCTTTTTTTAAGAACTAACCTTCCATTGTCTTTAACACAAGTTTTATCTGAATATTTAGGTCTAATGTAATTACATTCTGGATAATTGGAACAACCAAAAAATCTTCCAAATTTAGAACTTCTCTCTAATAAATCTCCTCCTAAATCTCCTCCGTCAAGAGGGCATTTTTCATCCAAAATATTAGTAGTTATAGCTGTTTTTTCTAATAAATCATTTGCTTCATTATAGCTTTTGTTAAATCTGAATCAAAAATCATTCATTACTTCTTTGTAATCTTGTTTATTTTCAGCAATTTTATCAAGCTCATCTTCAACTTTAGCTGTATAACTTTCGTTAATAATTTTTGGAAAACCTTTAAGTAATTTGTCTAAGACAACAGTTCCAAATTCAGTAGGATGCAAATATCCATCAATATTATTAGCATATTCTCTTTCGATAACAATTTTAATAGTAGAAGCAAAAGTAGATGGCCTTCCTACTTTGATAATATCAAGAGCTTCAATCAAAGCTCCTTCACTATATCTTGCTGGAGGTTTAGTGAAATGATTAGAAATTTCGAAATCAATTACTTTAACCTTTTCGCCTATTTTATAGTCTAATACAGTATTGATTTCATCCTCATTTTCATCATCATTATCATCTTTAATAACATAATAACCTTTAAATGTGGTTTGGCTTGTTGAAATTTTAAAAATTAGATCATTTTTCTTAAAGGTATAATTTTTAATTTCTTTGACAGGAGGGCTAATTAAAGCTTTAAGTGTATTTTCGTAAATTAGTTTATAAATCTTATATTCGTAGTCATTTAATGCATATTTTTCTTTAGCTTCATTCGGAGTTAAAGAAATATCAGTTGGTCTAATAGCCTCATGAGCATCTTGATCCCCTGAAAAACCTTTAATTTCGTCTAAAATATATTCTTTACCAAACTTGTTTTCAATATATTTTCTAGCGTTATTAATGAAAACCTCGCTAAGTCTAGTACTATCTGTTCTAGGATAACTTATTAATCCCCCGTCACCATAACCTTCATAAAGTTTTTGAGCAGCATTTTGTGTAACAACAGCACTATAAGGTGATTTTTTATATAAAACAGCTTGTTTAAAAGGTGAAATTAAATTATTTTTTCTAGTTGAAACTTTAATATTTTCTACTATTATTTCCTTAGTTGGTTCCTTTTCTAATTCGCCTCTTATATAGGTTAATTCGTCATTAAATATTCATGATTTTTTGTCAGCTTCGTGATTGGGCATATAAATATGCGCTTTAATTTCTTGATTATTATTTTTTAACAAAGCATCAACTTTAAAATATTCTATAGGTTTAAAACTAGTAATTTCATTTTCTCTATCAACGATTAACTTTAAAGCAATCGATTGCACTCTTCCAGCACTAGGATTTTTTGGCGAATTAGATAATTTATACTTCATTAAATTAGATAACCTAAAACCAATAATACGATCTAACATTCTTCTAGTTTTTTGAGCATTAACTAAATTTTCGTCAATTTTTTTAGGATTATTTATGGCGTTATGAATAGCTTCAGAAGTAATTTCGTTATATTTTATTCTGTAGTATTTATTTTTTATTTTTAAATTATTAACTAAATGTTCACCAATTGATTCACCCTCTCTATCAGGGTCGGTCGCAATGTAAACTATTTTTGCTTTTTTAGAAGCTTTTTTTAAACCATTTACTATTTCTTTTTTTTCTGAATCAATTACATATTTGGGTTCTCAATTTTCTAAATCAATACCTAATCCCATAGTACCGACTGTACTTAGTTTCATAATATGACCAACTGAAGCCATAACATCATATTGATCACCTAAATATTTTTTAATTGTTTCTACTTTATTCGGAGATTCGACTATAACTAATTTATCAGACATAAAAATAAGAATACCACAAAAAAATCTTTTTAGCATTAATATTATTAAATTAAGTTTATTAAATGAACCTTTTTGTTTTGTAATTTGATTTGCAATATTTACATTATATTTTTTTATATTATAATTAACCTGAGTAATTTTAATTACTCCTTGGCTAATTAGCCCAAAAGTCCAAAAGGAGAGTATTTTGAGATACGAAATCATGTTAATTGTCGATCCTAAAGCTGAAGCTTCAATTGGTTTTGAACTTATTGAAGAAGTTTTTGGAAAAGACAATGTTAAAAAGGCTGAAAAGCTCGAAAATACTGATTTAGCATACGAAATAAACAAATCTTTAAAAGCTCAATATTTAATTTTTGAAGTTTTAAGCGAAAATAAATTAATTTCTGAATTTATTCGTCGTAGTAATATCAAAAAACAAATTTGAAGACATCTTGTAATTAATTTAGACAGTGAAAGAGGATTAGGCAAAAAAGCTAAACTTTCGAAAAAAGCATACAAAAATCTACATTCAAGTAAAGAAAATAAAGACGTTAAAAAAACAATTAAACCTGCTAAAAACGATAACTAATTAATTTGTAATTTATGATGAAGGGGGGTGTTTATGAGTTTCAATAAAGTTCTCTTAATAGGAAGAATTAGTAATGAACCAAGAATGTTTGTTACTAGTTCAAATGTTAATTATGTTAGATTTAATATTGCTATTGACAGAAAAAATACAACAAATAATTTAACTGATTATATTCCTTTAACAGCCTGAAGAGAGAGTGCTTCTTTTATAATGAATAATTTAAAAAAAGGCGACTTAATCTTTATCGAAGGTAAATTACAAACTTACTTAAGTAAAGAAAATCAAACCATTTTAGATGTTCAAATAGATAATTTTCAAGCTCTTGAAACTAGAGAACAAAGAGAATTAAGAAGAAACAAACGCCCTAGTTATAATCCTTCTTCAGGGATTAATTATTATCAAAATAATTTTTCAGGTAATTTTGGCAATAATTCTCCTAATGATGAAGAAAATATAGATAAACCAAATGGATTTATCGATTTAACTGATTTGGGATCTTATTCAAATTACGAAAACAATAAAAAAGCCGCTGAACAAATTAAGAAAAATAACGATGTTAGTGATTTTTACGTTGATTATGAAGACGAAGATGAAAATAGCATAGAAACATATTAATTAGGTAATTATGGTAAAAAGAAATAACAAAAAAAATGGTTTTATTAAACGTCGTAAATGTGAATTATGTGAAAATGCAATTAACTATGTTGATTACAAAAATGTAGAATTTTTAGCTAAATTTGTTAACGGAACTGGCCAAATTAAAGTAAGGGCATTGACTGGAACATGCTCAAAACACCAAAGACAAATTTCAAATTCAATTAAAAGAGCACGTTTTATTGCTCTAATGCCATATGCTAAAGACAGAGTTCGTGTTATGAAAAGCCAACAAGCACAACAACGTCAACAATAAAAATACACCTTTTTAGGTGTATTTTATTTTAAAAAAATATAATAAAAATATGAATTTCAAAGAAATATTTATTTGTAATACCGATACTGTCTGTGGCATAGGTGGGCCAGTAAAAAAAGAGACTTTAGAAGTTCTTTATTTTTTAAAAAAAAGACCTAAAAACAAGAAAATAATGATTCTTGTTGGCTCAATTGAACAAGCCAAACAATTCAAAGAATGAAATATGGAAGCTACTAATTGGGCATTAAAATACTGACCAGGAGCATATTCGATCATAGTAAATGGACAAGGTTTTAGAATGCCTAATAATAAAGAACTTTGTGATTTTTTATTAACTAATGGACCAATGTATGTTACTAGTGCCAATATTTCTGGAAAAGAACCTATTCAAATCGAAGATGCAAAAAAAATATTTCCTCAAATTAAAAATATTTACAAATTTAAAGGAAATATAACCAATAAAGCAAGCGAAATATTTGACATAAAAAATAATAAATGAATTAGATAAATTTAAAGTTCAATTTTAATTACTTCAATTAAAGATTTTAAAAGTTCATCTTCTAATTGCTCTAGAAGATTTAATTCTTTTTCTAATTTTAGAACTTCTTCTATTTTTGGCTTAGTGACAGGAGATTTGGGAGCAAAAAGTTCGCAAGTTTCATTAGCTTTCTGAATTGATAATTCATATGTACCAATATTTTTGGCAAGATCAATTGTTTCTATTTTGTCATTAGTTAATAAGGGTCTAAAAATAACTAGATTTGAAGAAGAAGCAATTGTTTGAATTGATTCTAATGTTTGTGAAGCTACTTGTCCTAAATTTTCACCATTTGAAAGAACTTTTATATTAAGTTTATTAGCTAATTTATTGGCAATTCTATAAAAACTTCTTCTCATTAAATTAATTTTATAAGCTTGATTAGATACTAAAGAAATATAGTTCATTAATTTTGCATAATTAGCTAAATATAAAGTGCTTTGTCCTTGATAATTATTTAGAATTTTTAATATGCTATTTAATTTATCAATTGTTTTTTGATCAGTTTGTGGCGGAGAAATAAAAGATAGATAAACTATTTCTAAGCCTCTTTTCATTAATTTATACGCTGCAACAGGAGAATCAATTCCACCACTCATTAAATGTAAAACTCTCCCTGAAATGCCAGTTGGTAAGCCGCCACTAGCTTTTATTTCCTTAGTAAAAACATATGCAAAATCTTTTCTTATTTCTATATTTATAGTCAAATCAGGAGAATTTAAATCAACTTTTAAATGCGGAAAATTAGCTAATAAAATTGCGCCTAATTTCTGATTTATTTCATTTGACGTTAAAAAATAGTTTTTATCTGCTCTTCTTGCGTTAATTTTAAAAGTTTTTATTTTTTCATTTATCAATGTTTTTGCAATATTAACTAAATTATCAAATTCTTTACTAGTTTCAACAACAGGAGAATAGGATTGAATACCAAAAATATACTTTAACTTTTCTAAATTATTTTCAGAATAAGGAATAAACATTCTGTCAAATTGTTTTATAACTATAACTTTAAGAATATTTTTTATATTATGAGCCAATTTTTTAGTAAAGTCATCCCGATTTTTGTGTTTCAAAGTAAGTTCGCCATATCTAATTAAAATTTTGTTATACACTTTTATCTCCTCTTAATGAACTTTACTAAAGAATTAAAAGCAAAATCATACTTTTTAGTAGCTATGTTTTTATCAATTACATCTTTAATAATTATAAATTTATCGTTATTTACATATTCAAAAACATATTTATCATAAATACTTTTAATCATATTAACATATAAATAGTCTTTAAAAATTTTGCTAAATAAATGTATTAAGTTATCAAGAAAAATATTTTTATCATAAGCATCATTATTTTTATTTTTTATTTCATT encodes the following:
- the tyrS gene encoding tyrosine--tRNA ligase, with product MTLLEELKLRGILKQISNENKFLSLNPYETGVYGGFDPSAKSLHLGNYILIATLKRFMQYGYKTFAVVGGATGMIGDPSFKDSERVLLDNKTVLKNKNNIISQLTFHKLNAIDNYEIYKDMNVLDFLRNAGKLVNISNMLAKESVEKRIQRGLSFTEFTYQLLQGYDFLKLYQTKKICIQVGGSDQWGNIITGIDMIEKVEGVNHKALAITLDLLTDENGNKIGKSSGGGSLWLDKELTSPYQMYQYLFNQSDLTCEKLLKWLTFLKIEEIDSLLKKHFLFPKERLAQKVLSYEIVKDIFGKKYADEAQTISNILFNNDFDLLALKIEELEKIEKYLNVINVDLNSNLINSLIANKIIQSKREAREFINNHSLKIDGENITMDTIFYPKNYQNKYAFFKKGKKQIYLIKAV
- the topA gene encoding type I DNA topoisomerase; this encodes MSDKLVIVESPNKVETIKKYLGDQYDVMASVGHIMKLSTVGTMGLGIDLENWEPKYVIDSEKKEIVNGLKKASKKAKIVYIATDPDREGESIGEHLVNNLKIKNKYYRIKYNEITSEAIHNAINNPKKIDENLVNAQKTRRMLDRIIGFRLSNLMKYKLSNSPKNPSAGRVQSIALKLIVDRENEITSFKPIEYFKVDALLKNNNQEIKAHIYMPNHEADKKSWIFNDELTYIRGELEKEPTKEIIVENIKVSTRKNNLISPFKQAVLYKKSPYSAVVTQNAAQKLYEGYGDGGLISYPRTDSTRLSEVFINNARKYIENKFGKEYILDEIKGFSGDQDAHEAIRPTDISLTPNEAKEKYALNDYEYKIYKLIYENTLKALISPPVKEIKNYTFKKNDLIFKISTSQTTFKGYYVIKDDNDDENEDEINTVLDYKIGEKVKVIDFEISNHFTKPPARYSEGALIEALDIIKVGRPSTFASTIKIVIEREYANNIDGYLHPTEFGTVVLDKLLKGFPKIINESYTAKVEDELDKIAENKQDYKEVMNDFWFRFNKSYNEANDLLEKTAITTNILDEKCPLDGGDLGGDLLERSSKFGRFFGCSNYPECNYIRPKYSDKTCVKDNGRLVLKKSKYGEFFACENYPECNYVVNLTKKKKRKISG
- the rpsF gene encoding 30S ribosomal protein S6 produces the protein MRYEIMLIVDPKAEASIGFELIEEVFGKDNVKKAEKLENTDLAYEINKSLKAQYLIFEVLSENKLISEFIRRSNIKKQIWRHLVINLDSERGLGKKAKLSKKAYKNLHSSKENKDVKKTIKPAKNDN
- a CDS encoding single-stranded DNA-binding protein yields the protein MSFNKVLLIGRISNEPRMFVTSSNVNYVRFNIAIDRKNTTNNLTDYIPLTAWRESASFIMNNLKKGDLIFIEGKLQTYLSKENQTILDVQIDNFQALETREQRELRRNKRPSYNPSSGINYYQNNFSGNFGNNSPNDEENIDKPNGFIDLTDLGSYSNYENNKKAAEQIKKNNDVSDFYVDYEDEDENSIETY
- the rpsR gene encoding 30S ribosomal protein S18; translation: MVKRNNKKNGFIKRRKCELCENAINYVDYKNVEFLAKFVNGTGQIKVRALTGTCSKHQRQISNSIKRARFIALMPYAKDRVRVMKSQQAQQRQQ
- a CDS encoding Sua5/YciO/YrdC/YwlC family protein, giving the protein MNFKEIFICNTDTVCGIGGPVKKETLEVLYFLKKRPKNKKIMILVGSIEQAKQFKEWNMEATNWALKYWPGAYSIIVNGQGFRMPNNKELCDFLLTNGPMYVTSANISGKEPIQIEDAKKIFPQIKNIYKFKGNITNKASEIFDIKNNKWIR
- the thiI gene encoding tRNA uracil 4-sulfurtransferase ThiI — its product is MYNKILIRYGELTLKHKNRDDFTKKLAHNIKNILKVIVIKQFDRMFIPYSENNLEKLKYIFGIQSYSPVVETSKEFDNLVNIAKTLINEKIKTFKINARRADKNYFLTSNEINQKLGAILLANFPHLKVDLNSPDLTINIEIRKDFAYVFTKEIKASGGLPTGISGRVLHLMSGGIDSPVAAYKLMKRGLEIVYLSFISPPQTDQKTIDKLNSILKILNNYQGQSTLYLANYAKLMNYISLVSNQAYKINLMRRSFYRIANKLANKLNIKVLSNGENLGQVASQTLESIQTIASSSNLVIFRPLLTNDKIETIDLAKNIGTYELSIQKANETCELFAPKSPVTKPKIEEVLKLEKELNLLEQLEDELLKSLIEVIKIEL